One window of Rasiella rasia genomic DNA carries:
- the secY gene encoding preprotein translocase subunit SecY — MKFIENLKNVWRIEELRNRILVTLGLLLVYRFGAQVVLPNIDASKLGGFAGNFDAGGIGGLLNAFTGGAFANASVFALGIMPYISASIVVQLMQIAVPYLQKLQKEGESGRKKITQITRWLTIGICLVQAPSYLFGLEALGVPADAFILGKTPVFYISSTIILVTGCIFAMWLGEKITDKGIGNGISILIMVGIIATLPQSFAQEIASSSIMFVLIELVIWFVIILACVMLVMAVRKIPVQYARRTASGGYEKNIFGARQFIPLKLNASGVMPIIFAQALMFVPTALANLGSIKDTEWGQSMLATFSDIFGLWYNVVFAALIIIFTYFYTAITVPTNKMADDLKRSGGFIPGIKPGTDTAEFLDRIMSQITLPGSIFLALVAIFPAFVVKLLGVQQGWALFFGGTSLLIMVGVAIDTMQQINSYLLNRHYDGLMKSGKNRKAVA, encoded by the coding sequence ATGAAATTTATCGAGAACTTAAAAAATGTCTGGAGAATAGAAGAGCTTCGTAACCGTATCTTGGTTACACTAGGGCTTTTGCTAGTGTACCGTTTTGGTGCGCAGGTAGTATTGCCGAATATTGATGCTTCAAAATTGGGCGGATTTGCTGGTAACTTTGATGCAGGTGGAATTGGAGGACTATTAAATGCCTTTACAGGTGGTGCATTTGCAAATGCATCCGTTTTTGCATTGGGTATTATGCCTTACATTTCTGCTTCTATTGTAGTTCAGTTAATGCAAATTGCAGTTCCGTATCTTCAGAAATTACAGAAAGAAGGAGAAAGTGGAAGAAAGAAAATCACACAAATTACACGTTGGTTGACCATCGGTATTTGTTTGGTGCAGGCTCCGAGTTACTTGTTTGGTTTGGAGGCTCTTGGGGTTCCTGCCGATGCATTTATTTTAGGAAAAACACCAGTGTTTTACATTTCTTCAACGATCATCTTAGTAACAGGTTGTATTTTTGCAATGTGGCTAGGTGAAAAGATTACAGATAAAGGTATTGGTAACGGTATCTCTATTTTAATTATGGTTGGTATTATTGCAACATTACCACAATCATTTGCACAAGAAATTGCGTCAAGTAGTATCATGTTTGTGTTAATAGAATTGGTAATTTGGTTTGTGATTATACTTGCCTGCGTCATGTTAGTCATGGCAGTACGAAAAATTCCCGTCCAATATGCACGACGTACAGCTAGCGGTGGGTATGAAAAGAATATTTTTGGTGCGCGTCAGTTCATTCCATTAAAATTGAATGCTTCTGGTGTAATGCCAATCATCTTTGCTCAAGCATTGATGTTTGTTCCAACAGCATTGGCCAATTTAGGATCTATTAAAGATACCGAATGGGGTCAGAGTATGTTGGCAACGTTTAGTGATATCTTCGGATTATGGTATAATGTTGTGTTTGCGGCATTGATTATCATCTTTACATATTTCTATACGGCTATTACAGTGCCTACTAATAAAATGGCAGACGACTTGAAACGAAGCGGTGGTTTTATTCCAGGAATTAAACCAGGAACAGATACTGCAGAGTTTTTAGACAGAATTATGTCTCAAATTACCTTGCCAGGATCTATATTCTTAGCACTTGTGGCAATCTTCCCTGCATTTGTAGTGAAATTGTTAGGAGTACAACAAGGTTGGGCATTGTTCTTTGGTGGTACCTCACTCTTAATTATGGTTGGGGTTGCTATCGATACCATGCAACAAATTAACTCTTACTTGTTAAATCGTCATTACGATGGATTAATGAAGTCAGGTAAAAACAGAAAAGCAGTAGCATAA
- the rpsM gene encoding 30S ribosomal protein S13 — protein MARIAGVDIPKQKRGVIALTYIFGIGNSRAKDILGKAGVSEDKKVSEWNDDEIGAIRDAVGSFKIEGELRSEVQLSIKRLMDIGCYRGIRHRAGLPLRGQRTKNNSRTRKGKRKTVANKKKATK, from the coding sequence ATGGCAAGAATCGCAGGTGTAGATATCCCAAAGCAAAAAAGGGGTGTAATCGCGTTAACGTATATCTTCGGAATTGGTAATAGCCGTGCGAAGGATATATTGGGAAAAGCCGGAGTTAGCGAAGACAAAAAAGTAAGTGAATGGAACGATGATGAAATCGGTGCTATTCGTGACGCAGTTGGGTCTTTCAAAATCGAAGGTGAGTTACGTAGTGAAGTGCAGTTAAGCATTAAGCGCTTAATGGACATTGGTTGTTACAGAGGTATTAGACACAGAGCGGGTCTTCCGTTACGTGGTCAACGTACAAAAAACAACTCAAGAACCAGAAAAGGAAAACGTAAAACAGTTGCTAACAAGAAAAAGGCAACTAAATAA
- the ykgO gene encoding type B 50S ribosomal protein L36, whose amino-acid sequence MKVRASVKKRSADCKIVRRKGRLYVINKKNPRFKQRQG is encoded by the coding sequence ATGAAAGTTAGAGCATCAGTTAAAAAGAGAAGTGCCGACTGCAAGATTGTTCGCAGAAAGGGCAGATTATATGTAATTAATAAAAAGAACCCTAGGTTCAAACAAAGACAAGGATAA
- the infA gene encoding translation initiation factor IF-1 yields MAKQPAIEQDGTIIEALSNAMFRVELENGHVVTAHISGKMRMHYIKLLPGDKVKLEMSPYDLTKARITYRY; encoded by the coding sequence ATGGCCAAACAACCCGCAATAGAACAAGATGGAACTATCATTGAAGCATTGTCTAACGCAATGTTTAGAGTGGAACTAGAGAATGGTCACGTGGTTACTGCGCACATATCAGGTAAGATGCGTATGCATTATATTAAGTTGTTGCCTGGAGATAAAGTAAAATTAGAAATGAGCCCATACGATTTAACAAAGGCTCGAATCACATACAGATACTAA